The sequence TTACCGACAATTGCTGAAAGATTATTCTTAAGTATTTGGCTATTTTTTGATGTAGATAATAAGCTAATTTCTATCCTAAAAAATAATATGAATGTATGACTAATTTACACATATAAAAAAGAGATGAAGCATTACACCTCATCCCTCAAGAATTTATATTAATTAATTTTAAGAATATTCAAACTTCCTTACCGCTTCCAAAGTCATATCAATTTCTTTGTCTTTTATCGCATCGCTGATGAAATAAGTTTCGTAACCACTTGGCGGAAGATAAATTCCGTTGGTCAGCATCTGATGAAAGAAATTATTGAATAGTGAATGATTCGCTTGTTGCGCCTCATCAAAATTTGAAACTCTGTTGATATGGAAAAACACCGACATCATCGAACCTTTTCTGTTGATTTTATGAGCGATTCCTTTTTCATTTAAAATTTTTCCGATTTCAAAATCTAAAGTTTCTGTAGTTTTATTCAGATTATTAAAGAAGTTTTCATCGCTTTTGATGAGTTGCAAAGTTTTCAGACCCGCTCTCATTGCTAAAGGATTTCCGCTCAATGTTCCGGCCTGATAAACGCCACCTTTTGGCGCCAAATGATCCATAATTTCGTTTCTTCCGGCAAAAGCACCAACCGGCAAACCGCCTCCGATTACTTTTCCATAGGTTACCAAATCCGCTTTTACGTTATATAATTCCTGTGCACCGCCAAAAGCCAGTCTGAAACCAGTCATCACTTCGTCAAAAATCAATAAAGCGCCATTTTCGTCACAGATTTTTCTTAAGTTTTGAAGGAAATTATTTTCAGGTAAAACGCAACCCATATTTCCGGCAACCGGCTCGATAATTACTGCAGCAATTTCACCCTGATTATGTCTGAACAAATCCTGAACCTGCTCAAAATCATTGTATCTTGCCAGCAAAGTATCTTTCGCAGTTCCGGCCGTTACACCCGGAGAATTCGGATTTCCAAAAGTTGCCGCACCACTTCCCGCTTTAATCAAAAACGAATCTGAGTGACCGTGATAACAGCCTTCAAATTTTACAATCTTATCTCTTCCTGTAAATCCTCTCGCCAATCTTACCGCGCTCATACAAGCTTCTGTACCTGACGAGACCATTCTGATCTGGTCGATATTCGGAACATTTTCTGTGATGAATTTGGCAATTTCAGTTTCCAGCTCTGTAGGTGCACCGAAAGAAAAACCTTTCTCTGCCTGAATCTTTAATTCTTCTAAAACCTCAGGATGCGTATGACCTAAAATTGCAGGTCCCCAAGAATTGATGTAATCGACATACGTATTATCATCAGCGTCTGTAAGATATGCACCTTTTGCAGATTTCATGAAAACAGGCACTCCGCCTACAGATTTGAATGCACGAACCGGAGAATTTACTCCACCCGGAATATATTTGTATGCTTCATCAAATAAAGCTGAACTTCTTTGGTATTTCATTATAGTAAGTTGATAGGTATTAGTCTAAAGCAAATTGTTATCAGTATTAAAACCAACAACCATCAACTGAAAACCAACAACTAATTTTAGTTTCTAGGTTTTTTGTCAATCAGATAGATCAGCTGTCCTGCAGCTGGTTTTTGGCCTTCATCCATTCTGTTTTTGGCGTATAACTTATTGAGTTTTACTCCGAATTTTTGTGCGATATCATGCATATCTTCACCAAATTCAGCTTTGTAAGTAGCAGTGTTTCCTTCAGAATTTTTTGATTCAAGAAATACAATATCGTCTTTTCTAAGGATATCAGATTCCAGATCATTCCATTTTGTCAATTTGCTGTCGCTGATTCTGAATTTATTGGCGATAAACTGCACGTTTGTATCTTCAGGAATCACCACATATTTCAAACCACCATTCGGATGGCTTTTAATTAAGATAGAATTAAGTATTTCTGCTTTGGTTTTGATGCGCTCTACTCTTTTTTGCTGTTGTGCATATGAAGTTGCTTTGTATGGAACTTTCACAGTAACCGGTTCAGCTTTTTTAACTTTTTTCGCGGGTTCAAGACGAGCCATAAAACTTCTGTCATCCTTAAGATCGGGATATTTTTTCAGAATGGCATAGAGAACTTCTGTGGAATTTACTTCATCAAATTCATACAATTTATATCTTTCGATTTTTCCAATCAGAATTGATGCATATCTCGGATTTGTTGCATAACCTGCTTTTTTCAAACCATGCGCCCATGCTTTGTAATCTTTCATATCCAAATCAAAAAGCTTGGTGTAATATTTTCTAGTCGTCAGGAATATTGAGTGATCTTCATACGACTGTTTCGGATCTTCATACACACGGAAACACTCATTGGGAGCGTCATCGGTGTGCTTCATGGTTTTCCCGGTCCAGTCTTCCTTACATTTTATTCCGAAATGATTTTTTCCTTCCTGAGCCAAACGGCTTTGTCCGCCACCCGTCTCCAAAAGTCCTTGTGCAAGCGTAATTGAAGCAGGAATTTTGTACTTTTCCATTTCTTCAACTGCATACTGTGCAAATTTCTGGATGTATTGGTCTTCAGTAGCCCAGGTCTGAGCTGAGAATTTTGATAAAACTAAAAGGCTAATTAGTAAGAAAAGTCTTTTCATGTTTCTATTTTTTTTGAATTATTAAATGAACACTCATCAAGTTATTTTGGAAATTTAAATCTTCACATAAGTGTTTCATGTTTTTCAACTTTATAGGATTAAATTTCTATTTTGTTTTTCCAAAAGCATATTGGCTCCTTCTATTCCCTGCAAACCACCAGTATGAAAACATAGTATTCTGCTTCCTGCAGGAAAATAATTATCATCAATCATTTCAAAAACTTTCTGCATCATTTTTCCTGTGTAAACAGGTTCTAACGGAACATTATACTTAGCTTTAAAATCATTGATAAAAAGTATATTTTCATCATTTATCTTACCGTAACCACCAAGAGCAGCATCGGTTAGATGATAATTTCTTTTTGAGGTTAATTCTGAAATTCTGTTTTCCAAAGAAGCATCTTCAACGACCTTAAAACCTATAACTTTCTGATTTTCTTCGCAAAACTCCGAAATCCCAGCAATCGTGCCTCCGGTTCCAACTGCGGTGCAAAGATAATCAAAATCTTTTGTATCGTTATTCAGCATCATTTTGATTCCCTGAACAGCGTTTTCATTCGTTCCGCCTTCAGGAATAATCAAAGCTTCAGGAAATTCCTGTTGCAGAAACTCAGTCAGTTTTTCTTTGTGTCGGTATTCTTCACGGGTGACGAATTTTAGATTCATCCCGTTTCTTTTAGCAGCAACTAAAGTCGGATTATCTTTCCATTTTTTCTCTAATTCTTCACCTCTGATAATACCTAAAGTCTGAATTCCAAATAAATTTCCAACTGCCGAAACCGCTGAAATATGATTGGAATAAGCACCACCAAAGGTAATAATTAAAGGTTTTTCAGGCCGACTTTCGAGATAATGATTAAGATTATAAAAAATCTTCCAGTATTTGTTTCCTGAGATTTGAGGATGAATGAGATCTTCTCTTTTGATAAAGAGTTTCACATTTTTCTCAATCGGAATTTCAACAATCGGAATATGAATTTCTGGAATTTTCATTACTGCAAATTTCCTGAATTTATTTTAAACCATTTAATTTTTATTAGAAAGAAACAGAAAATCCTAAATCTAATTTATTTCAAATATTTCCAAAAAGCCCACAACTTTCTTTTTTCAAATAATTAAAATCATACTCCATTGCATAAGCCTCTCTTTCAAAAGAGATAGCACGATAAGCCTGATGACCATTTTTTAGTTTAAATAAATGATAATAATACTCTGCAACATACGCAATATAAAAGAAGACAATCAATAATTCCAATTGCTGTTTCAGATGAATTTTTTCGTGGTTGATGAGCACTCTATTCTTCTTATCTTCAGGTTTTTTGATGAAAATAAAAGGATAAAGCGTAATGCCGTTTATTTTTGTATTTTTGAGGAGCTTTTGGCACACAATTATCATAATAACAAATATAAAAGTTTTGATTTAACTTATGGCGCATTTTGACATCAAAGAACATGAAGACTTTTACTACAACGAGCAAGGCTACAAGGTTTTCACAGAAAAATTCCATCTGAAACGTGGATATTGCTGTAAAAGCGGCTGCAGACACTGCCCGTACGGATACGATAAAAAGACAGACACATTTATAAAAATCATTAAAAAAATAAATAAAATGAAGAAATATATTTTTATTTTGCTGGCAGCGACTTTAGGTTTATCTTCTTGCAGTCCTTTTAAAGTACGTTCAGATTATGCAGAAACTGCAAATTTCACTTCTTACAAAACTTACAAAATAAGAATTGATGATTTGAAATTGAATGATATCGATAAAGACAGAGTTTTGAACGAACTGTCTAAGCAATTGCAAACAAAAGGCCTTCAATCAGGTGAAAATCCTGATTTGATTGTCAACGTAAAAGCAAATCACAAGAAAATCACTGATATCAATACAACCAATCCCGGCGGAATGTGGGGATGGGGCGGTGGCTTCGGATGGGGAATCGGCATGAACAGAACCTGGACGAGCAACTATAACGAAGGAGCAATCATCGTAGATTTAATTGATTCTAAAACCAACAAGTTAGTTTGGCAGGGAATCGGAAGCGGTATTTCTGTTGACAGACCGCAGGCGAAACAAAAACAAATCCCTCAGATTGTTGCTGAAATAATGGCAAACTATCCTCCGGGAATGAAAAAATAAGAATTTAATAATTCTAAAAGAAAAAGGTCAGTACAAAATTTTGTATTGACCTTTTTATGTTAACAACCTGATTGAGTTGTGATTTAATTTTACTGAAATTTAACATTCAGATTCAAAAGAATTTGATAATTTGCTTTCGAGAAAAATGTAATTTTACATTGACCAAATTATCACATACAAAAATAAGATATGAAAAAACATCTTTTATTCCTTGTATTAGCGCAATTCGCTAATGCTCAAGCACCTTCAGGCTATTATTCGTCAGCAAACGGACTCACTGGAGCACCTTTGAAAACCGCTTTAAGCTCAATCATTACCAGCGGACATCAGGATAAAGGCTACAGCGGACTTTGGACTGCATACAAAACTACCGACATCGACAAAAACTATGAAAATGACGGCTCTATTTTAGACATTTATTCTGAAAGACCAACCTCGTCTGATCCGTACAACTACACACCTGGCGGTAACCAATGTGGAACATATTCTACTGAAGGGAATTGTTACAACCGCGAACACATCGTTCCGCAAAGCTTATTTAATGAAGCTTCACCAATGAAAAACGACGTGCACTTCATCAGAGCAACCGACGGAAAGGTAAACGGAATGCGATCAAATTATCCTTTCGGGAAAGTGGGAAGCACAACTTTCACTTCTCAAAATGGTTCAAAATTAGGAAGCTCGTCGTCTTCAGGATTTTCGGGAACGGTTTTTGAGCCGATTGATGAGTTTAAAGGAGATGTTGCCAGAATGGTTTTCTATTTTGTGACAAGATATCAAAATCAATTATCAGGATTTTCTTCAGGAAATATGCTGGGAGGCTCGGCATTTCCTGGCTTGCAGACTTGGGAGCTGAACGTCTTGCTGGCCTGGCATAATCAGGATCCGGTTTCTCAGGCTGAAATCAACAGAAATAATGCTTCATACACTTTTCAGGGAAACAGAAATCCGTTTATTGACAACCCAAATTATGTGAATCAGATTTGGGGATCTCAAACTCCAACGCAGGATACACAAGCTCCTACTGTTGCTACTAATCTTAGCGTTTCGGGGAAAACCTCAAACAGTGTTTCTCTAGCTTGGTCTGCCGCAACTGATAATGTCGCAGTGACTTCTTATGATGTCTATATGAACGGAAGTTTGAAAACTAATGTAAACACTACCTCAACGACGGTTACAGGATTAAATCCTTCGACAATTTATAATTTCTACATTAAAGCGAAAGATGCTGCAGGAAATGCTTCTGCAAACAGTTCAACCGTTTCGGCGACCACAAACGCAGGAACAACCAATCCGAACCCTACCAATTGCGTGAACGAAACTTTTGAAACCATCCCGACATCCAGCGCATCATCTTACACTACAAAAACATGGACAAACAGCGGAATTACGTGGACAGCTACAGATTCAAGAAGTGACCAAACTATTTCAAATAAAGCAATTACAGTGAGAAACGGTTCGTTGAAATCAAGCACATTTAGTAATGGTATTAATTCTTTAACTGTTACAACGCAATTAAAATTCAGTGGGAGTAACGGAAATTTCAATGTGCTCGTAAATGGCGTAAATGTAGGAACGATTCCTTACAGTACAACTGCGACAACAACTACGATTAACAACATTAATGTCTCAGGAAATGTAGTGGTAAGTCTAGTTAATAATTCATCAAGCAACAGAGTAGCCATAGACAATCTAAGCTGGACTTGTTCTTCAGGATTTGCAAGACAAAGTGTGATGAATACAGAAAATACGCAGCCCAATGAACTGCAAGTTTATCCCAACCCGATTTCAAATCAGGAGATTTTTGTAAAAGGTGAAACTGAAAATATTCAAAAAGCTGAAATTTACAATCTTCAAGGGAAAGTAATGCAAACCGAAAATCTGCCTTTCAAAAACGGGAAATCTATCAGAACACGAAATCTTCAGCAAGGAATCTATATTTTAAAATTAGATGAATTGAGCTTGAAGTTTATTGTGAAATAAGATTATTTTAATTTTAAAAAAAAGACTTCTCTGTTACAGGGAAGTCTTTTAGTTTTAGTATAGTATAGTATAAAATTATTTTGAAGTATTGTTTCCCTCTTTTATTGAGCGGGACAAAATTTTATTTTTCTTTAATAAAAAATCAGGCATTAAATCTGTTGGAAGGTGTAAAATACTTTCTCCAGTGGTCTGAAGTTCTTCTTCAATTTCAGGATTCCAATTGAGAATGTCATTTAAACTAATTTTTAATTCTTCCGCAATAATTTTTAAGCTGAATCCTGCATTAATTTCGGTTTCAGATAACGATGATTCTTCTTTCAAGCCGGATCTTGCATCAAATACTTTCTGCATTCTTGAAGAATTGTAATTGGTCAAAACACTGTTGAGTTCTCCTGTTGCATAGCAAGCATTCAGATATTTTTTAACATGGTTAATGGTTTCAGCCGGCAAATATTTAGAGAAAACATGGTATTGACTTGAGTTAGCAGACTGCATGGCTTTAGCTATATTTCCTTCTCCACAATTGTACGCTGCAATAACAGTTACCCAATTGCCGTACTTTTTATAAAGATTTCCAAGAGAAACTACCGCTACTTTTGTGCTTCTGTAAATGTCATTGCGACGATCTGCCGTAAGTCCGTATTGATTTGCGTGAGCGGTCATAAACTGCCAAACCCCGACTGCACCAGCGTGCGAAGTAATATTTCTGTCAAAATGAGATTCAATTAAAGGTAAATTTCTCAAATGTTTTGGAAGTCCCTTTTTAGCTAAAGAATTTTCTATAAACTGAACAATGTCTTTATTCGAATTGATGATATTTTTGTATTTTCTTACGCTATTTTCAGAAGTGTCACTAGCCGACAAATACTGAGCAGATGCCATTTCAAAAGAAACAAAAAAGACTGCTGCAAATACTATTTTATTGAAATAAATTTTCATTCTTACTATCTTAATTTTAAAAATCAGAATGCGTCAATAAGTTTAAGCATCCTGACTTTTTTCAATTGAATAAATTATTCGACTTTCCAATCAATTTTTTCATCGGTTTGGTTCCAATCAACGGTAAGGATTTGCCCGGATTTCACTTCTTCCCGTACAATCATTTTTGAGATTGGTCTTGCCAACTGAGCTCTGATCACTCCAGAAATCTGTCTTGCTCCGTATTTGCTGCTGAATCCGCCTAATGCTAAATTCTTCACAGCTTCATCGGTGATAGAAAGCGTCATTCCTAATCTGTGAAGCGATTTGTGAAGCGATTTTAACTGAATATTAAAAATTCTTTCTGCAATAGATTCTGTAATTGGCGCAAAAGGAATAATTTCTGTAATTCTCGCTAAAAATTCTGGTCTGAATCTCCCTGAATTTGACATAATCTGCATCAAAGAAGACGATTCCGGAACTTTTCCTTCCTCGAATTGTTTTACAATTTCTTCGCTTCCGATATTTGAAGTAAATAAAATTAAAGCGTTACTGAAATCTCCTTCTTTTCCTAATTTGTCATGTACTTTTCCTTCATCCATGATTTGTAAAAAGACGTCGAAAACAGAATGATGTGCTTTTTCAATTTCATCAAATAAAACTACGGTATAAGGCTGCTGACGGATTTTATTGACCAACATACCACCTTCTTCATAACCAACATATCCGGGAGGTGCACCATATAATAATGCTGCTGAGTGCTCTTCTTTAAATTCTGACATATCAAAACGAACCATCGCTTTTTCATCATTGAAAAGCAGTTCTGCCATAGATTTTGCCAACTCAGTTTTCCCCGTTCCAGTTGGTCCCAAAAGGAAAAATGATCCGATTGGTTGTCCGGGTTTGTTTAACCCACTTCGGTTTTCAACGATAGCATCAGAAAGTACTTTCAATGCATGATCCTGACCAACAACTCTGCTTAGTAAAAGAGATTCCATATTCAGAAGCTTCTCTTTTTCCTGAGCCTGAAGTTTCCCAATCGGAATATTCGTTTTTGCTGCCATTACAGCTGCCAACTCAAGTTTGCCGACTTTTTCTCTTTTTGTAGAAGCGTGTTCTATCAATTCTGTAAAAGTATCTGCAATGACTTTCTGAAGATGCTCGATCGGCATTGAGTTATCAATTTGCGGCTGTTCTCTCAAAGATCCCCACAAAATCGGACTTATTTTATCTCTCAGTAAATTGTAATTCCAGATTAATTCGTCGGCTTTATCTTTTTCATCCAAAAATTCTTCTGTCAGAATATTTTCATAATTTTCTTTCCAGTCTTGGAGTTCTTTTTCTGAAAGTTCATCCAACATTTTGATAGCAGCCATTGTTCGGTCAAGCAGGTCAATTGCAGCATCCGGCAATTTTTTACCTTTTGCATATCTTTTTGCCAGACGTACACATTCGGGAAGTGCAGATTTATCAACTTCGATACCGTGGTGCTTTTTATAACCATCCAGAAGAACATCAATCATTTTCACACAAGTTTGTTCATCCGGTTCATTAACTGTAAGAACTTCGAAACGTCTGTTAAAAGCCTGTTCCGGCTCAATTATTTTCCTATATTCTTCTTGAGTTGTCGCACCGATAACAGTAATTTCACCTCTTGCCAATTCAGGTTTAAGAATATTTCCAATATTTCCGATGCTGCCTTTTGGATCTAAAAGTGAGTGAATTTCATCAATAAAAAGAATGGCTTTTTCAATCTTCTTGCACTCGTTGATTACTTTTTTCAGGCGGTCTTCAATTTCACCTTTGTAAGAAGTTCCTGCCAATAATGCTCCCGTGTCTAATTCTAGCAAAGTAGCATTTTTAAGCATTTCTGGAACATTCCCTTTGATGATTTCTGTCGCGAAACCCTCTACCAAAGCGGTTTTACCAACACCAGGCTCTCCAATAATGATAACGTTAGGCTTTGTTCTTCTACAAAGAATTTCGACCAGCATTCTCAGTTCTTTATCACGGCCGATAATATTTTCTAAAGTTCCTTGTCTTGCCTGTGCAGTTCTGTCTATACAATAACTTTTAATCGAGGGGAAAGAATTGTCTGAATAGTCATTTCCATTAGAAAAAAGTGAAGAAATTTCACTGTTTTCAGATGAAGCGTAAGGCGTATCTTTTCTGTACAAATTGAATATTTCGTGCTCCC comes from Chryseobacterium sp. 3008163 and encodes:
- the hemL gene encoding glutamate-1-semialdehyde 2,1-aminomutase; translation: MKYQRSSALFDEAYKYIPGGVNSPVRAFKSVGGVPVFMKSAKGAYLTDADDNTYVDYINSWGPAILGHTHPEVLEELKIQAEKGFSFGAPTELETEIAKFITENVPNIDQIRMVSSGTEACMSAVRLARGFTGRDKIVKFEGCYHGHSDSFLIKAGSGAATFGNPNSPGVTAGTAKDTLLARYNDFEQVQDLFRHNQGEIAAVIIEPVAGNMGCVLPENNFLQNLRKICDENGALLIFDEVMTGFRLAFGGAQELYNVKADLVTYGKVIGGGLPVGAFAGRNEIMDHLAPKGGVYQAGTLSGNPLAMRAGLKTLQLIKSDENFFNNLNKTTETLDFEIGKILNEKGIAHKINRKGSMMSVFFHINRVSNFDEAQQANHSLFNNFFHQMLTNGIYLPPSGYETYFISDAIKDKEIDMTLEAVRKFEYS
- a CDS encoding glucosaminidase domain-containing protein, coding for MKRLFLLISLLVLSKFSAQTWATEDQYIQKFAQYAVEEMEKYKIPASITLAQGLLETGGGQSRLAQEGKNHFGIKCKEDWTGKTMKHTDDAPNECFRVYEDPKQSYEDHSIFLTTRKYYTKLFDLDMKDYKAWAHGLKKAGYATNPRYASILIGKIERYKLYEFDEVNSTEVLYAILKKYPDLKDDRSFMARLEPAKKVKKAEPVTVKVPYKATSYAQQQKRVERIKTKAEILNSILIKSHPNGGLKYVVIPEDTNVQFIANKFRISDSKLTKWNDLESDILRKDDIVFLESKNSEGNTATYKAEFGEDMHDIAQKFGVKLNKLYAKNRMDEGQKPAAGQLIYLIDKKPRN
- a CDS encoding 1-aminocyclopropane-1-carboxylate deaminase/D-cysteine desulfhydrase produces the protein MKIPEIHIPIVEIPIEKNVKLFIKREDLIHPQISGNKYWKIFYNLNHYLESRPEKPLIITFGGAYSNHISAVSAVGNLFGIQTLGIIRGEELEKKWKDNPTLVAAKRNGMNLKFVTREEYRHKEKLTEFLQQEFPEALIIPEGGTNENAVQGIKMMLNNDTKDFDYLCTAVGTGGTIAGISEFCEENQKVIGFKVVEDASLENRISELTSKRNYHLTDAALGGYGKINDENILFINDFKAKYNVPLEPVYTGKMMQKVFEMIDDNYFPAGSRILCFHTGGLQGIEGANMLLEKQNRNLIL
- a CDS encoding DUF4136 domain-containing protein, giving the protein MKKYIFILLAATLGLSSCSPFKVRSDYAETANFTSYKTYKIRIDDLKLNDIDKDRVLNELSKQLQTKGLQSGENPDLIVNVKANHKKITDINTTNPGGMWGWGGGFGWGIGMNRTWTSNYNEGAIIVDLIDSKTNKLVWQGIGSGISVDRPQAKQKQIPQIVAEIMANYPPGMKK
- a CDS encoding endonuclease — its product is MKKHLLFLVLAQFANAQAPSGYYSSANGLTGAPLKTALSSIITSGHQDKGYSGLWTAYKTTDIDKNYENDGSILDIYSERPTSSDPYNYTPGGNQCGTYSTEGNCYNREHIVPQSLFNEASPMKNDVHFIRATDGKVNGMRSNYPFGKVGSTTFTSQNGSKLGSSSSSGFSGTVFEPIDEFKGDVARMVFYFVTRYQNQLSGFSSGNMLGGSAFPGLQTWELNVLLAWHNQDPVSQAEINRNNASYTFQGNRNPFIDNPNYVNQIWGSQTPTQDTQAPTVATNLSVSGKTSNSVSLAWSAATDNVAVTSYDVYMNGSLKTNVNTTSTTVTGLNPSTIYNFYIKAKDAAGNASANSSTVSATTNAGTTNPNPTNCVNETFETIPTSSASSYTTKTWTNSGITWTATDSRSDQTISNKAITVRNGSLKSSTFSNGINSLTVTTQLKFSGSNGNFNVLVNGVNVGTIPYSTTATTTTINNINVSGNVVVSLVNNSSSNRVAIDNLSWTCSSGFARQSVMNTENTQPNELQVYPNPISNQEIFVKGETENIQKAEIYNLQGKVMQTENLPFKNGKSIRTRNLQQGIYILKLDELSLKFIVK
- a CDS encoding lytic transglycosylase domain-containing protein, which translates into the protein MKIYFNKIVFAAVFFVSFEMASAQYLSASDTSENSVRKYKNIINSNKDIVQFIENSLAKKGLPKHLRNLPLIESHFDRNITSHAGAVGVWQFMTAHANQYGLTADRRNDIYRSTKVAVVSLGNLYKKYGNWVTVIAAYNCGEGNIAKAMQSANSSQYHVFSKYLPAETINHVKKYLNACYATGELNSVLTNYNSSRMQKVFDARSGLKEESSLSETEINAGFSLKIIAEELKISLNDILNWNPEIEEELQTTGESILHLPTDLMPDFLLKKNKILSRSIKEGNNTSK
- a CDS encoding ATP-dependent Clp protease ATP-binding subunit, whose amino-acid sequence is MGVLVTNETVKQLFHIAQSIARENYNATYGGPHILQALMHKDIGLNEFLKNIDKDPGYFYEWADVRIEDYPKTTHLPAEVGEGEFVDQILEEADDIRLKLGLDEITPICILTAIVKPQVAFTLQQLKSLPLREHEIFNLYRKDTPYASSENSEISSLFSNGNDYSDNSFPSIKSYCIDRTAQARQGTLENIIGRDKELRMLVEILCRRTKPNVIIIGEPGVGKTALVEGFATEIIKGNVPEMLKNATLLELDTGALLAGTSYKGEIEDRLKKVINECKKIEKAILFIDEIHSLLDPKGSIGNIGNILKPELARGEITVIGATTQEEYRKIIEPEQAFNRRFEVLTVNEPDEQTCVKMIDVLLDGYKKHHGIEVDKSALPECVRLAKRYAKGKKLPDAAIDLLDRTMAAIKMLDELSEKELQDWKENYENILTEEFLDEKDKADELIWNYNLLRDKISPILWGSLREQPQIDNSMPIEHLQKVIADTFTELIEHASTKREKVGKLELAAVMAAKTNIPIGKLQAQEKEKLLNMESLLLSRVVGQDHALKVLSDAIVENRSGLNKPGQPIGSFFLLGPTGTGKTELAKSMAELLFNDEKAMVRFDMSEFKEEHSAALLYGAPPGYVGYEEGGMLVNKIRQQPYTVVLFDEIEKAHHSVFDVFLQIMDEGKVHDKLGKEGDFSNALILFTSNIGSEEIVKQFEEGKVPESSSLMQIMSNSGRFRPEFLARITEIIPFAPITESIAERIFNIQLKSLHKSLHRLGMTLSITDEAVKNLALGGFSSKYGARQISGVIRAQLARPISKMIVREEVKSGQILTVDWNQTDEKIDWKVE